Genomic segment of Dromiciops gliroides isolate mDroGli1 chromosome 3, mDroGli1.pri, whole genome shotgun sequence:
TTAGTAATAGTCAACCTCCAAAAAATTGTAAATTGCCATAATCATTTGTATATTGTTTCCATAAGTATAAGAAGTTCATTACTTACATTTGCCTCATCCAtctaatttttttatgttttcttcttatGTCAATGTCCTGTCTTCTCTTCAGTTTGGAGAAGTGAAAgtcaattttttgtttatttccttcttccgTGATCTCATCAATAGCTTTCCAAAACTGTTGACAAATGGTATTATAAAAACCCTTTATACTGTTATCTGTGATGATGTTTGGTTATGGAATGACATTTCTTTGTGTGGCAGAGATATCTCAGAGCAGAAGCAGTCATAATAATGCCCCATGTCTGTCATCCTTTATGGTCACAAAAGCCTTTCACAAATATATCATCTTGAGCCTCCTATTAATTATATGAGGTAATTTGGGCAGGTATAGCGTCTCCATTTTCCCAATTAGGCAGTAAGGATAAGAGAATACACGGAggggaataaaatataagaagagcagaaaaataggaaatttcAGTAAGGAGCACAACTGTTTATGTAGAGGTAAAATGGTGACATGCTGAGACCcaagttttaggaaaatcactttaagagctgaatggagaatggactggactTGGGAGAACCTTGAAGTAGGGAGACCAATGAGCAGGTTACTGCATTAATCCAAGTGTGAAGCAATGAGGTCCTGCACTAGAATAATAGCTGTGTGAGTGTGGACAagtatacaagagatgttgtgaggGTAGAAAAGGCAAGATTTAGCAATAGATTGGACATGGGGGAAGAGGGGTGAGAGAGTGAGAAATCAAGGATGACAACAGGATTATAAGCCTGGGTCActgggaaggatggtggtgcccttgacactAATAAGAAAGTTCAAAAGTGGGGAGGCTTTGAGAGGAAGATAAGGAACTCTATTTtgaacatgttaagtttgagtTATTATATTGGGACAGCCTAAACATGAATAACTAATGTCCCTTCAATTATTTGaacaggattttctttttctaatccgAGAAAGGTACAGAATATTTGAGATTGTACTGACTTGAAAAATTTGGAATGTATGGTTGTTATTTCTCTCAGATACAAGCTATCCTAAATGAGCTTTACAAAAGTGGGATTGGTATGGCTCTGAAACATATGCCTGCCACAAAAACTCACTTCATACTTTATCCTCTCAAAACTACGAAAATCCACTGCTTTATCACTAATCCTTATTGCTCAACAATTCATCATAGCTTAGATATGCTGTTTCTACATATTCGAACTATCCAGATATGAGATGGGCTGCTTCAGTTTGTGGCCAATCAGTGGAGTTCTTCAAGAAAAGGGTGAATGACTGCTTAGTGTTAGACAACACTGTTCTAAGTGTTAAAAGAGATAGAATGATAAAGATAAGAAGACATTCTCCCTACTATCACTGAAGATAATATCTAGTAAACCCCACAAAATTGACCTTTTTTTGATCTCAAGAATTCCCACATCGTGCTATACAGTGAAGTTGAGTTTGAAGTCAACAAcattctcaatttccttttgttgCAGAAATCGCATTTCATTTATCTCACCGACCACATAATTCTATATTTCTACTATATTTCTGAAGGGTGCAGGATAGCTTAAAGTGCAGACACATCTTCTCTTAGTAAGAAAAATGAGTAAATTTAAGACTAAGATATATGACTATATCTTAAAGTATAATCAAAGTTTCcaccagagttgttttaaatcaGCAATGCTTATTATTTAGACCAGTTgacaattatattagatttataTGTTCTTGAAATCTATTGCAAAATTAAATTTCCAAAATGATAATTTTGCTTCACTTACTCTTTTGGAAACAAGTCTCCAGCCATTGTTCTCTACACGCTTGTACCAGCCATCGTGGTCATCTTTAAGACATTTCTTATCAATTGTCATACGTGATAGTTGCTTTGGGGTAATGTTCACATAATCTCTAGGACTGTTAGCACATATATCTACAATATGTCTGTGAGTgaaaattttataatatatgttGGGAGGAAACTTCTCCTgtagttgaaaaaaaatttaaatccaatTATAATCTtacaataaaaaatgtttaagctTAAAATAATTATCTATAGGGGatagaatcaattagggaggattTTTGGATACTTTTAAGACTATtagacaaaaatatttccatacttACGCCACCTAATCTAAATCGAATATTAATTCCAGATGCAGCATCTAGAAGCTCTGCCTAAAAGAGAACCAAATTAACCTATCACATTTTAGTAATATTAATTAGCTTAAAATATATACCAAAAAGGTTATCAGCTATAATTATTTGACCAAATATGTGGATATTTGTTCAACCTGCCTTATAAAAGAATAGAAAGTGAATATGCATAAAcaaatttacatttacattttcaaaTGTAAATATTGAGAAGCTGAGAAATAAATTACTTTCTCAAGAATACCCAATAAGTAATAAGTTGAAAGGGGAGGTTCCTGAGTTTAAAAAGCCAAGATTCCTGACTGTAAAAAAACCCTgctgctttaaaaatgctttttttcctacTGGAAATATAAGTTTGACATTAAAATTGTTACTTATTGCTTATagtcacaagacagaaattgaaaATCATGATTTTATATGTGGGAGGAGCTCACTTATAGGTAAATCCAGGGAAATGTAGTGGCTTACCAACCCAAGCTTAACATCATGTGGCCTTAATTCTCCCTCTTGATTTTGTCTTTGATaaattcacatttaaattttGCATGACCTATAACATGTCTCTTCATTTTTTAACATACTGACAAGTAGCAATtataaaacacaatataaatattaatgatTATTAATACAGGCCTCTTCATTATCCATTAAACAAATAGTCCCAGACGtattaagtcacttacccaagaTTATCCATTTAGCTGATGGAAGAGCTGTAACTGGAACCTATGTATTGATATTGAATTCCTTCTCCACATTTAGTAAAACTCTTAAAAGGTTGATTTCATACTTAtctcctctacttctctttaGCAACTTCTACTTagcaatatgttatttataagtttattgttgttgtagttatgtcatttcaatcgtgtccaactcttcatgacacctatttagggttttcttggcaaagatactggagtggtttgctatttccttcttcagctcattttacagatgagaaaactgaggcaaacaggattaaatgatttgcccagggtcacatagctagtaaatatctgaagccagatttgaactcatgaagatgagtcttccttattctaagcccagtgctctatccactacaccacctagctgtccttataaATTTATAGTGTTTTATATACCCTAAACTGAAACTAAAGCATATATAGAAATTTGGAATTTGATTGTTTTTGCCAGTGGTTGTTCCAAGAAGTTCTTACTCATTGGCCAGTTATAGTAATATCACCTATCTATTCACAAACATATCACACAGAATCTTGGAGTTTGAAAGGCCCTCAGCAGTCCAGCCACACTTGAGCAAGGATCTCTACATCCCCAACAAGTGGCTGGGCCATTCACCCTTTGCTTGAAGAACTCCATTGATTGGCCATAAACTGAGGCAGCCCGTCTCACATCTGGCTAGTTCTAATATGTAGAAAGTTCTCCCAACTCTCTTTTTGCAATTCACACCTAATCGCTCCTAGGACTTCTTTTGGGAAGCAAGCCAAACAACTTTATGACAAACAGCCTTTCAAATGATTTGCCACTTGGTTCTTTAAGTCTTCTATATTCTCCAGTCCTCTCACCATCCTGCTTGTCTTCTTGTGGGCACATTTCAGGCTGgcattcctaaaatgtggtgcctgaAACTGAACAAATTACTCTGACTCAGGCAGAGGGTAACACAACTATTACCTTCCTCATTCTGGACAGCATACTTTTCAATACAATATAGGACATTAGCTTTAGGGCTGTGATCTCACACAGTGATGACTCAACTTGAGTTTCTGGTAAAACTTTAAGATTTCTTCAGAGTAACTATGGTTTAATCATAGCTTCACAGTCCTATGAatatgaaactttttttaaaaaaaattcaagtatagATCTATAGAGTACatctagatggcatagtagatatagCAcctagcctagagtcaggaagacctaaattcaaattaacctcagccacttaccagctatgtatctgtggacaagtcacttaaccctgttttccccagtttcttattatttaaaataagctagagaaggaaatggcaaacactataatatctttgctaagaaaactccaaatgggggcaCAAAGAGGTGGACATTACTGAAACGACTAAACTGAATAGACCTacacatttatccctattaaattttatcttactcAGTTTGGGCCACCATTTTAGTCTTTTCAAGTTATTTTGATTCTTGACcctataataaaaaatgacaactaTCTTTCCCATTTTCATGTTGCTTATAAATTTATGAAGCATGCTACTATTACCATCATCCAcgttattaataaaaatgctaaACAGAAAATATGAACACTAAATAAATTACATATATctctaaaatattatatatgcatatgtatggaATGCCTTTACCTCATTAGGATCAATATATTTTAATAGTTGACGGGGGTCTCCTTGCCTTCTTATAAGAATTAGACTTTTGAAGTGGTTAAATACACAGGTATCCTAGAAGTTCAAACATATTAGGAGTAACAATTAAAACATGTTTACTACTTCCTAATAGTCACTGGCTTTGGGTAAGTATAAACCATCAGATATGTTCAATGTAAACTTGTCATCCACCTATGTTTTATTTTgacataaataataaacatttaaaaaaattgaattttgcACAGTACAACCAGCAGGTGTCACTATCTGACAAGGTTTAAAATTTAGGgtggaaagagaaacaaattaaGGGACAGACTACACTATTAGAGGTGTGATCTTCTCTTAATCTCCACCCTGCTCCCTGCCTCCTGTTCCCCCAAACCTGTACTTGCTCAGAGGCTGGTGCTGCTCTGATATGGCATTCTAAGCTATAGTTGAATCGATTCAACAATGACTCCTTTAGCCTACAGGTGAAATGGCCATGAAGTCATATGGTTCATCTAACactgtgatacacacacacagtcacacacacacagagtcttttaaaagttatgaatacaaataaaagccatAAAATTCTCTCATGATTCTAGCTCGGACTCCCCCAAACCCAAATGAAACCCCAACTATTTTAGAGGGAGTGAGGGGCTAGCCTCTGTCCTATTTAATTTACTATATATTCCCAGATATTCATTTACATCCTCTATCATACTTTCCTAGCAAACAATTAATATTCAGATATGCATCACAAAGAAGTTagttataattaaaaatattcttatgtCAAGggtaaaatgtttttaaacactAAAATTAAATTAGGAGTTGCAAGTAGACCTAAAATACCGAGACACTTTAGATTAAATGCCTGCCATTTGTAGGTGGGATCAGAGGGGAATTGAAACACTTtacctgtttcctcagtttcttggAAAAAATCAGCTTGTTTACCTTTCTCAGCAGGGGTTTGACTAGGTGGAGGTGGCTTGGCTTTTTAGGCCAATACCTTAATGCCCTAATCTTAATCCCTATTCCAGAAGATATAATTgagattatttattattatgattatttatcTTCTCATATCAAGAAGataaatgctatctcatttgatcttcacaacaaccctgggatttacattttataatctagatgaggaaactggggcagagattattggttaagtgacttgctcagggtcacacatctggtaagggTCACtgatcatatttgaattcagatcttcttattTCAAGTTCTAGTGTTGTATTTACTATGGAATCTAGCTCCCTAAAATTTATCTGTTTTTAGGTTTGTTTTAAtgtcttttgtattttataattgtatttacataattatttggTGTGCCTTGTAGGCTGAACTCTGAGATATTTTGTATATTctgcagttattttgaatggaattatttttctctcttgctgggttttgttggaaCTACACAGAAAAACTGATGATTTTATGGGTTATATATTGCTACTTAACTCAAGTTATTGTTTTAACTAATTTTTTAGCTGATTCTGTAGGGTTCTTTAAGTAAATCATCATGTCATCAAAAGTGATTCCTTagctctttttcttgtcttatagcTATAATTAGCATTTCTGAAACTCTACCAAATAACTGGGgacaatggacatccttgctttacccatCATCTTGTTAGAAAGGTTCCcatcattttctccatttgtaatAATACTAATTCTGGGATTTAGATATACATCAttttcaatattaaataatggtCAATTTATCCTTATGCTTTTTAACATTTCTAATCAAAATTAATACTATCTACTGACATAaaaatgtggttttatttttcaatatggtccattatgtttaatgttttcctaatattgaaccaactttGTATTTCTGATATGTCAAGCCTGGTAAAagtataaaatcttttaaaatatatagtgtcttattttcactaatattttattcaatatttttgtatctatgttcattagggatattgctatcatttcattcctttttttaaaacattaaaatattttatttctaacattcttttctattaaaatgttgagttccaaatcctctccttACCTTCTAGTCCTCtgccacccactgagaaagcaagcaatatgtcaattatacatgtgaaatcattaGGCATActgcaaaaacccccaaacaacacaataaaaataaggtGAGAtatttatacttcaatttgcactgagAATCTATaatttctctctggaggtagatagcattttttcatcattagtcctttggaattttcttggatcattgtattgatcagatagtttgatttttttcttctgaacactacttgttcatatcctttgaccacatatcaattggggaatagctcttatttttataaattttacccagttcttgtgaggaaaatgactcctgctcaataattctctggaactcagcagcaagttcacttttcttcttcttttgactttgttttattgtatcttgatgtctcatgaattcattagcttccacttgcccaaatctaatttttaaggaattgttttcttcagtgagtttttgtacccccttttccattttacaAGAATGGGCagcccagtgtgcagctggtagGTGCCAAAAATGGAGGCTTGCAGGCCCCATTTTATCCCCTAATCCCTAATGCAAAATGacccttcccccttttcattgctgctccaattactcaagggttacaatctacacccATCTGCCTTGACTTTCCCAGGGGAAATTTCTCTATCTAAATTAAACCTCGTCTGTAAATATTAGCATTTTAGTCTCCATTTCTACTTTCCCAGGGGAAGTTTAGCCTCTGAATTAACtcccattgagaggagacaattgcTCAATTCCtcacagttctctatatatttattagagaaacttaatATAAAAATTTTGGATATTACTTCAGTGTCTATGGcacctttcagcaaaatgtaatttccctgattatatcttttaattgggttcagttttgcttttgctttgtctgagatcatgactgcCATCCCCTGCCTGTTTTGCTTTAATATCAAGCATATTAGGTTCTGCTCTAgtcttttattttaactctgtgtgcctTTCTGTTGcaaatgtttcttataaacaaaatattgttgCATTCTAATTTCTAATCCCTTCTGCTATTTCTGTTTTAcaggtgagctcatcccattcacaatgatgattatgattactgtgtatttccctccatcccattttattctgtctgttctctttttttatacTGTCCtttctcaaaagtctattttgcttctaaccactaccCTGCCTTAATCCACCCTCTTTTATTATCCTCCCTCATTCtcttattctctccctctccaatttTCATgttgggtaaaatagatttctatacacaactgagcatgtatgtgtgtatgtatatatgcatatataatgtgtgtatataaacatgcatgtgtatatatatgtctatataaatatttcttccctctttaaaccaattcTGATGGGACTGATGTTCAAGCATTGTCTGCCACCTCcctccattttcccctttattgTGAAAGCTCTTTAgtgtgcttcttttatgtgagaaaattttccccattctacctccccacTTCTCCCAGTGAATCCCTCtttatcatcccttcatttttttaaaaaaatcatcctaacataattgactcacacacATATGCTCTATGAAGactcctaactgccctaaaaatgataatgattttagggatttacatgtatcatctacccatatgggaatgtaaacagtttaaatttaTCAATTACttattactctttcatgttttctattcagctctggtcttttaattgGAAATGCTTGAGCATCCTCTTTTTcatcaaatatctattttttatctacctagttttgctgggtagctgGTTTCTGTTTGTAATCTTAGCTCCACTGCCTTCTGGAATAGCGTATTTCAAGTCCTCTGCTCATTTAACATGGAAGTTGTTAAATCCTGTGTCATTCTGACTGtagttccacaatatttgaattgtttctttctgactgctcacaatattttcttcttggtctggagactctggaatttggctataatatcctgggagttttcattttgggatctctttcaggaggtgatcagtagattctttcaattgtCATTTTACCCTATTTAA
This window contains:
- the C3H11orf65 gene encoding protein MFI isoform X1: MSSSSGNKAESTFEDYDKAARLIQKVWKNYLDTCVFNHFKSLILIRRQGDPRQLLKYIDPNEAELLDAASGINIRFRLGGEKFPPNIYYKIFTHRHIVDICANSPRDYVNITPKQLSRMTIDKKCLKDDHDGWYKRVENNGWRLVSKRFWKAIDEITEEGNKQKIDFHFSKLKRRQDIDIRRKHKKIRWMRQMYYSGSLETKKADVGCTDLILKATKGLIKAVEEGGMDSVMEWEVDEILNWTNTLNFEEYVNNWKSIATSNSSANIQGFRFGTLWNPVSKLDFSPAGLEQMKKEEKLKKAAENV